From the genome of Brassica oleracea var. oleracea cultivar TO1000 chromosome C4, BOL, whole genome shotgun sequence:
AAGTTATAACGAAACTATTGAGATATTTTCAATAGATTATTGCGCTGATATGTGTAAGATGCGTGAGATTCGGCCAGTGCAAAGTCAAAGTAAAACATTCAAATTGTGGCCATCTTATAAACCCAGAATATATATTCGCTGTAAATCCGTTTTTGTAAATACTCATTCACCGTATCTAACACGAGCGAAAAAGATGCTGGATTTTGTGTGTGAACAACAACTGTCAGTGCCACGTCACGTCAAACTAATCCAATCGTGGCCGTCGATTTCGCAAAACAAATATTCGGTGGGACCCATTATACCTGATTCTCGGCGCCAGTAAGGTCGTTATGTACATAGGATAAAACCGTAGGGTTTAGGAATTTTTCTATTCCACATATAGTTTTCTCAAGAGTCCTAACTCCATAATAAGTGCAAAGGAGATGTTCTCTTGAACGACGAGTCTTCTTGTTCTCCCTGAGCTGTAGTTTTCTCGAGAATCAATAAAATAAACGTCTGTCAAAAATTACCCTCTTATTAGCTCCACGGAATATCAGCCAAAATATGGACGAAATATCGATGAAATAAATTTGTTAAGAATATAGGTTACAATTTTTTGTTATTTGTATATGTTAAACTAATAAATTTATTTTGGTCTATTTTTAATAAAAGTACTATTTTATTTTATTTAAAAATTAGAAATAATTTTTTGATAATTTTTGAAAATTTTCCACAAATTCTCAATATAATTTATTCGTCGGAAATTCTTGAAACAATTTTATGAAAAAAAATTCAATAAAAAATTAAAGACAAACGGTCGATAATCCGTCAAAATTTCCAAACAAATTGTCAACGATTTTTTTCTTGGCAGAATTGACCCGGTAATTTTTTGTCGATAATTAAAATCAAACTCATTTACTAAATCATGATCAAATGTTGAAAATTTAAAAATAAAATTGATATAAAATATTTTGGTTGTATATTCTAATCTTAGTCATAATCCTTATCTATTTTCACATATTTTACCTCAACAATAAAACTTATAAAATAAAATATTTAAAAAATATTATTTAAGAAATAGTTATGTCCGAGAAAAATCTAATATAGTTATATAAAGTATGGTTAAAACTTAGGGTTTTTTCTATTCTTCAGATAATTGTAATGAAAAGCGTTGACCTCTTGATGACTTCTTTTTCCCTGAGCTAAACCAAGTTTTCTCGTGAAAAAGTTTCAGGTATATTTCTTTAAAACTCATCATCTTCATCACTTTCACAAGCTCTGCAAGAATTACTAAAACTCAGGTTTTTCCTTGTTGATTTATTTTTATTTTCCTCTTTTTTTTTATTTCACTGTGTTTCGTTCAGATACTTTTCCTTATGTACTAATGAATCTTTAATCCACATGAAAGAAACTTTATTTTAATTTTTTTAAAAGAAAGAATCTTTATATTAAGTCAAAAGAGAACGTGATATTTTTTTTTTGTCAGGAATCTTCCAAAGATATGGAAGAACCACGTCAACCAGAATCTCTATCCAGCTGCCGTAACGTTTCAGACGTCGCATACTATGTAACCGATCACAAAACCTCCAAAAAAAGCTTATTGTTTTTTGACCTAACTCTGTTCTTCATCTCTCTGTTTCCAGGTGAGGAACAAGGTCGAACTCTGTATTCAAAACTACATGAGCTTGGAAGTTACCTCCAAGTATCTTGAGAAGACTTACCAGATTAGTAAAAGTGTCACCCACATTGGTAAAAAAAAAAAAAAAACTTACTTTTCTTGATTCCATCAATGGGTTTCTCTAGTAAAGTTTTGATTTTTATTCTCTGGGTTTAGTTTGGGAGCAGCTTCGAGAAGAGAATCCAGTTTTCTTCATTAACTTCGAGTTTAGATGCCAAACGGCTCTTCAGATGAGGTTGTTCAATGATATGCTGACTAAGCAAGCTGTTCGGATGTTCAAGGATGGGCTTATTGATATTTGTGATGCTTCACGTACGTTTAACTTACACACTCATCTTTTCCTGTATCATCATCTACTTATGTTTTTGTCTTCGTGCAGCTTCTGTTAAGGCTTTTCTTCGTCGACAACACCCTGAAAGAGTTGATCTTATGGAGACATCAGGTAAAAAACAACATGTAAAGGCTCTCTCTCTATTCTCTAATTATGATAGTCTCTAACTTTGTCTTTGCATTGTGTTAGCTTCCAAGAGGAAGCTGAGTTCTGCAAGCTTAGCAATGCCTAATGCAAATGGTCCATCAGGTGAAAGCCTTACAAACTTTTGTACTTTACTCAGTGAGTGAACATTTTTTTTACCTCCAAAGACTTTCTTCTGTCTCTCTGTTTCTGCAGTTGCACAGTCTCAGAATCCTTATGACCAGCACAATCAAGTCCTTAATCCTGCAAGCTTTGCAATGCCTATTCCAAGTGGTCCATCAGGTAAAGCCTTACAAACTTTGGTACTATAACTCAGTGATTCAAAGTTTGGTTTCTTGCATTTTTTTTGACTTCCAAAGAACTTGTCTCTCTGTTTTGTAGCTGCTCAGTGGCAGATTCCTAATGAGCAGCTATATGAACACCTTTATGCTTCAAGGTTACCACTGTCTGATGCAAATGGTCCATCAGGTAAAGCCTGACAAAATTTAGTACTACCAAAAATGATCGAAAATTCGGTTTCTTGCACTTTCTGGCTTCTAAGAGTTCCTTCTGTCTCTCTCTTTTGCAGTGACACAGTTGCCGATTCCTAATAATCAGCAAGAGCAGCAAGATCAGCACCTTTATCCTACAAACTTACCATTGCCATATACAAATGGTCCATCAGGTAAAGCCTGACAAAATTTAGTACTACCAAAAATGATCGAAAATTCGGTTTCTTGCACTTGCAAATGGTCCATAGTTCCTTCTGTCTCTCTCTTTTGCAGTGACAAAGTTGCCGATTCCTAATAATCAGCAAGAGCAGCAAGATCAGCACCTTTATACTACAAACTTACCATTGCCATATGCAAATGGTCCATCAGGTAAAGCCCAAAAAATGATCGAAAATTCGGTTTCTTGCACTTTCTGGCTTCTAAGAGTTCCTTCTGTCTCTCTCTTTTGCAGTGACACAGTTGCCGATTCCTAATAATCAGCAAGAGCAGCAAGACCAACACCTTTATAGTACAAACTTACCATTCCCATATGCAAATGGTCCATCAGGTAAAGCCTTACAGTATACTCAGTGATTCAAAGTCGGTTTCTTGCCCTTTCTGGCTTCTAAGAGTTCCTTCTGTCTCTATGTTTTGTAGTGACACAGTTGCCTATTCCTTATGAGCAGCAAGATCAGCACCTTTATTCTACAAGTTTACCATTACCTGTTGCTAATGGTCCATCAAGTAAAACCTGTTGTACTAATATTATACAGTGATTGAACATTAAATATCTTGCACTTTCTGGCTTCTAAGAGTTTTCCTCCTGTCTCTATGTTTTGCAGTGACGCAGCTGCCTATTCCCAATGATCAGCAAAATCAACCCCATCAGGATCCAAGCTCTGCATATAATGGTCATATTTGTAAAAAAAAATACTCAAAATTCACTCTCTTCTCATCTTATCAACCCTCTTCTTACTTAAGCATATGTATGAATCAGTTTCCTATTCTTTCCCTGTAGGTAACTCTCTTGGAGATCCAGCCTTTGAACCAGCAGATACTGAGGATTGGATGCTACTTCTTGATCCTAAATGTAAAGAAGAAACTCAAACCTTACTCTCTCATTATATTAACCCTTTCTACTTAAGCATTCTTTTTCTTATATAGTTGCCGACCTTGGAGTTCTACCACCATTCCCACCAGAAGATACTACTAATCCATGGCCTTCTTCATCTGATGATCTTCCCTGTAAAAGAAAACACTAAACCTTTCTTTCTTTCTTTTTTATCTCTCATATGTTTATACCCTTCTACTTAAAGCATTCTGTTTTTCTTTCCCCAATAGATACTGATCCTATGCCAGAAGACTTCTCCGCGTTTGAGCTTGGAGGCGATATATTAGAAGGAATGCATCCCAATGAACGGCAACAACACCTAAACGGACAGTACCAACCCCATTGGCAGCAGCAGCAGCAACAAAACCTCCAAGTAGAAGGAAGCAACGGGCTGGCAAATGGAGAAATCACTGATGAACTGTTATGTAATAACTTTGACATAACCCAATCAATGCAAATGGATACAATCGTTCACCAGCAACAAGCAGGAGGGGTAAACCCTCACCATCTTGAGTCTGAAGCTTTGAACAATCGAGATAGTGGTAAGCAGTTCACACACAATACAAATCTGGTTTGTATTACAGCTTATCCTTCTAACATTTGAGCTTTTCAGAAGCAACACTAGTAATGCAGCCCAGTGAACAGCCACAACACCAAAACGGACATTACCAGCCGCAACAAAACGTCCCAGTAGAAACGGTGCAATATGGAGGAAGAAGCAACGGGGTGGTGAATGGTGAAAGCAGTGACCAACAGTTCTGTAATAACTTTGACAAAAACCATTCAAAGAGAATGTTGTGTACAAGCGTTGTTGATGAGCAACAAGTAGGAAGAGTCAAACGTCATCAACCTGAGTCTGAAGCCTTGAACAATCCTAATAATGGTAAGTACCAAAACCCTTTTCTCCACAATACATACCCTTTTTGTCATCTCTTAATGATTTTTTCCTACACTTCTCACTAAGGTGATGGGACACAAACAAACCAGCAAAGATCTCCAGAGGTAAGAGCAACGTCAAGGTCCCTGAAAGAGTGGGGAGCAATATGAGAGGGAACAGTAGTGTTCTTCTTCTTGTTTTGTCAATTGAATACTCTCCATTAGATTTAGATGAGCTTTCTTCTTCTTCCTGTAAGTTTAGACCCACAAGACTTTTAGGAGATTTATTGATAAACTCTTTCCAAGTTAAATGCTAAGACCAGATTCAAAACTAATGCAAAGATTGGATCTTTCGAGACACTACGTAACTCAAAATTAATCAAAACTGAAAGCAACTCAGAAACGTTAAGAATCTCTAAGAGAAGCCGTAGAGAACGAACCTCAATGCAGCCGCCAAGCACAAGCACGAGATCATGTATGCATCGGATAAGCTGCGAAGAAGACTTTATCAATAAGAATAGTTGTGTTTTGTCCCACATCGGGGAAATAAAACTACTCTTTGCTGTATATAATAAAGAAAGTAACAAACTTATCACGTCGAGTTCAGTAACGCGGGCTTGTGATCCATGTGGAGACTATAAAGTGATGGGACGTTGGGTCGATCTCATTGGGCCGGGTTCGGATTGGGCTTTATTCTGGCCTGCCCATACCAAGTTGGGAGTCGAGGCATGGTTCTTGAGCGAAGGCTTGGGAGTTGTGTTTCTTAGAGTGGGGGAGACTGCGTGAGGCTGGTTTCACAGAACAGCGTTTCACCTCCCTCTCTTGACGGTGGAAGGATAACGGGCCATTGCCTTCCGAGCCCACTATGACCCAATAAGCCGTTTCCGATTGAACCATCACTTTTTTTATTTTTTTTTCTTAAATTGGTCGTTTCAATTTATTAATGGCCCATTTTCGGAACCCGCTGTTGTTAACTTGATTTATTATTTAAAGGAAAAAGTGGTCCAAGTTTTTTAGAAAAAAAAATCAAAAATAAGTCCAATCATATGGGAATAATAAATTCGTCGGCTAACTTTATAGATGACATTTATTTTTGGTAACGCTCTCCTAGCTGGCCAGAAAGAGACTCGGCTGGTATCAACACATGGGCTACATGCTAGTGTTCAAAAGACCCGCATGTGGCACACGTTGCATATACTTTTATAATTCTCTCCTCGCTCCACCACTGGATTTTCAAGTGGTTTCACTTCAGCCAAATCAATCGTGAAGGACAGAGAGATATAGGAAGAAGCCTTATAGAAATGGCTATGCCTTTGGAAGTGGCGGTGCAGCTGACGAAAACGGTGTGGTTTGCTCTAAGCGGCTGGATTTTCACATGTTTGTATATCGCTGATGAAATCACCAGTTCTCTCAGAAACAGAGATATAGGCCATGTCCATGTCGGATGATCGGTTTAAAGATTCTTCATTATTTTCCATGCGCTCTCTCGTGACTTTAGAGAATTGTTTGTTTTTCATGTGTTTTTATTGCCATGATGAGAATCGTCTCAAAGTTACCTTAAAGTCGAAGTGTTTGTGTTTATTTATAGAGGAGATATGTGTAAGGTCTGTGTTATAATTTATAAATATCAGATTTCAGATATGTGTTTGTGTGCTTGATGTAAATGAAATCTGATATTTATAAATTATAATACTTCTGAATTTTTGTGTGTTTATGATTGTTTGTGAGAATAATCTCGAGCTTTTCTTATATATAATAACGAGACTTCTTGATGTTTATCAGTTTATGCTTCTTTCTTAGCATCTGTTTCCAGAATTGGTTACTTGATAGTGTCATTAATGATATGCGAATTTATACTCATGTTCGTCCCTTTATCGTTACATTCGTTAATAAAAAAGCTGGTTTTTGGACCTTTAGTAGAGTACTATTCAGATTCTCAAAGAAGTACAAAATTAAATCTACTAGCTTGTAGATCATATCTCGTCTAAATAGTATCACAGATGGCAGTTGTAATTAGTTATGTCTGAAAATAGGTTAATGTAACCAAGGTTTCACATTATTTTGGTATAAAGCAAAGAAGGGACAAGTTAAAAGTATTATAAACAAATTTAACGCGTTGGATCTTTCTTTAAGGATAAGTTCTTGTTAACTTTTTATAGAAAAATAAAATATTAAGTTTCTTCTTTTGCCCATCTTTCTTTTTTTTTTAGTTTTTATTTTATTTTTAATTATTCTCTTTTTGAAAAAGGCAAAGGCAAAAGTATCAAAGGAATCGTCAATGAGTGTGCCTTCTGCAATTCAGTTTCGTGTTTATTCTCTCATTTAACATAAAGTATTAGTGCACAACCCAATTTAATTTATAACTTCTTATATGAAGTTTCTGTAGGTTAGTTTTATACAATGTTGCCTCGTTTTAGTATGTTAGTACAAGTCTTTGGCCTAGTGCAAATTTAGAAGTTTACGCAATTTTTGAGGATCTTGACAATTAACAACACTTTATGTTTCTTTTTCTGAATTTAAACATCTAAAAAATAGGATCATATAAATACTTTTCTTAATTATCTCCAAATAAATTCAAAAACTGCCCTCGTGAAATCAACATCACGCCATCGTCTTCTTTCTTTAGTGTTTTCACCTTCTTCCACCTCCAACTTACATAGACAGCTCCTTTCCACCTGTTCTCTCTTTTTTATTATATTCTCCGACAAAAGAGAAAAACCACAAGAAACTCAGACCAGAGTGTTTAGGAACTTTAAAGTTATGGGCTCTTCTTCTTCTTGTTCTAACTCTTCTTGCTCTGCGTCACGTTCACCGCCGGAGAAGACACTCAACGCAACGACGGTTCCGAGAGCTTTCTCGTTCCCGATGCCGTCGGTTCACCACCCGCCGGTTAAAAAAGGCGACACGCACCACCTCGTCTCCCTCACGTCCACCACTTACGGTTCTCTTCTACACGTCGACCTCGACGTACAAACACTAAAGAATAACAAGAAGACGGCCGAACAAGACGAGTCGCTTGACTCGCTGTCTCCTGACTCGGTGATCAACACATGGGAGCTCATGAACGATCTCGAAGACGAGTTTGGTTCGACGAAACGTGACGTGGACGTTAATGGTTCTTACGAGCTCGTGAGAATGGAAGAAGATTGGGTTCCTCTGCCTTCTAAAGCTAAGCAGCCTTTGTGGAAACATATGGCTGAAGAGTCGTTTCTCTCTGGTTTGGATTCTAACATCATCTCATCTTACAAGAGAGCATTGTCTTCTAGACAACTAGGCAAGAACACAAAACCAGTCTCTTGCAGCCACTCTAATCAATCGGTTGTCTCTCTGAGTCCAGTGAGTTCTCAGTATTTGGAAGAGCAAGAGAAACCAAGATTGCTTGAAACAGAAGAAGACAACAAGACTATAGTATTGTACTTCACTAGCCTCAGAGGAATCCGAAAGACTTATGAGGATTGTTGCTACGTAAGAACAGTTCTGAGAGGGTTTCAAGTTGCGGTAGATGAACGTGACATATCAATGGACTCTGAATACAGAAAAGAGGTTCAGATTTTACTCGGCGAAGAGAAACCGGTTTGCTTGCCTCAGGTGTTCATAAGAGGCGTCCATGTTGGTGGAATTGAGGAGATCAAGAGACTCAATGATGGAGGTGAATTGGGAGAGATGTTAAAAGGTTTTCCTGTTTTTGAATCTGTGGGAGCTTGTGAGTGCTGTGGGGATGCAAGATTTGTTCTGTGTACTAGTTGTGGTGGTAGTACTAAAGTGTTTGAGGAACAAGAAGATGGGTTTAAGAGATGCAATGGATGCAATGAGAATGGATTGGTGCGTTGTAACAATTGTTGTCTCTAGTGATTGGATTTTTTGTTTTATTGATATATTTGATGTGAAGAGAAGACAAAACATTTAAGGGTATACTTGTGAGTTAGGATATGTTTTGGTTGGTTGTGTTCTTTGAATTGGTTGTGTTTTTGTACATTGATATAGGAAATGGCTTTTAAGGCTCAATCTGTTGTCTTTTTAGGCCCCAATTGCTTTTTCACATTGATGTTTGTACTTTTTTCATATGTTAATATTGATTCAAGAGTGGAATACAAAGTCGAATACAAAACTTCCCAAAAAACTAGAAATCTTCTGAAACCAAAAAATTAAAAAAAAAAGAATTAAAATTGAAATAAAAAAAACCTAAAAGAAAAATTGAAAATTTTGAACTAAAATCAAGATTAACAAAAAAAAATCTAGATAAGAGACAAGGAGTGTGACAATGAACCAAAAATCAGTAGGAAACTTCCAACTTAACATGTACACTAGATTTTGATCCGCGTTTTTTTAAAGCGGGGGATTAATTTTCTTTTAAAATTCTACAAATTTTTTAATTATAAGATTAAGTGTTTTTATATGTGATAACTATATACTCCCTCCGTTTAATAATAGATGATGTTTTGAAGAGTTATTGATGTTTCAAAATACATGATGTTTGATATTTTTTAATTAGTTTAAAAGTTATTGAAAACTGTGTGACCAATGATGTTTTATATTATTTTTGATGATTGACTGGATTAGATTTATTTAATATTTTTAGTGTTACTTTTTAGGAAAATGTGTATGTCTTAATTCTTGTGCCTTCATCCAAAATATCAACTATTTTGAAACAGAGGGAGTACATTTTAATTTTATTGATTGTTTATGTTATAATTATAGATATTAGATATGCTATAAAAAAAATTATATTTATATTTATGAAATTAGTTTTAAAGAAGTTAATTTTTTAGAAAAATATTGTATTAATTTTAATTTATTCTAAAGTATTATATTTATATAATAAATATATAATATCATTTCATAATTTAATTTTTTTTTGCACATTTTATTTTAAATGATAATATTTTATTAAATTATTTAGATGCATATATTTGTTCCAATTATATAAAAACACTACTATATAAGTTGAAACAATGAAAGCTATTTCTCATTACATATTTTAATATTATTCTTTGCAGATTTTTTTTTTCTTTGCAGATTTTAACTTTTAGTGATTATTTATTTACTTATTTACTTAGATGCATATATTTGTTTCAACCATATAAAACTCAACTATAAAAATTGTAAAAAGGAAATTTTATGATTTTGTTATTTCTCAGAATTAGGAAAATACACTACAAAAAACACATCAATTCATTTGTATCTCATAAATAAATTATATTAGTTTAATTTATTTATTACCCGCAAAAATAAGTATACTTCATATGATTAGAAATATCTAATTATTCAAAACAAAAAAAAATCTGGTCGAAAAAAGAATTGTTATGGGTATGATAAAGTTTTACCGAAAGTAAATGCATATAGTTAATTAGCATTTATGGTTTTGTTTTGGTTTGTAAAGAAAATTTATTTGTTACAATAAATATAGGATATCTCTATTATTTTGTAAATATGATGAAAATCTAAGGATAGAATCCTAAATTTTTATACTAGGGATTCTTCTTTAATAGTATATGTATAGACAAAATGAAGAAGGGTCACCAACAGTGATGCAACAGCAACAAGCAGCACTAAATAAACTTTTTTGAATGAATGTAAAATTTATTCGTAGCAAAAATTATTTTATCCAGTAGATGTGACATTATTTTGAAATCAATCACTTAATTCAAGTTGATAACCAAGGAGAAGTCATAAAAAATCTGTCCCCAAGAGATAACATCATAACAAGGGAAACATGCCTTCATTAATGTTTGTATTTGCATGTCACAAAAATGTATAATATTTTTTATATAAAATGTCTTGTGCCAAAATTTGTATTGAGTTTCCCAAAACCAATGCCAATAAGAAGCGCTAAAGCTACAATTTACTCACCTTTGACTACATCACCTGCTTGCTCATTGGCTACCACTAAAACCCTGTTGCTAACTTCATTCGATGTCACCGTAAAGCCGCGCG
Proteins encoded in this window:
- the LOC106340533 gene encoding uncharacterized protein LOC106340533, translating into MEEPRQPESLSSCRNVSDVAYYVRNKVELCIQNYMSLEVTSKYLEKTYQISKSVTHIVWEQLREENPVFFINFEFRCQTALQMRLFNDMLTKQAVRMFKDGLIDICDASPSVKAFLRRQHPERVDLMETSASKRKLSSASLAMPNANGPSVAQSQNPYDQHNQVLNPASFAMPIPSGPSAAQWQIPNEQLYEHLYASRLPLSDANGPSVTQLPIPYEQQDQHLYSTSLPLPVANGPSMTQLPIPNDQQNQPHQDPSSAYNGNSLGDPAFEPADTEDWMLLLDPKFADLGVLPPFPPEDTTNPWPSSSDDLPYTDPMPEDFSAFELGGDILEGMHPNERQQHLNGQYQPHWQQQQQQNLQVEGSNGLANGEITDELLCNNFDITQSMQMDTIVHQQQAGGVNPHHLESEALNNRDSEATLVMQPSEQPQHQNGHYQPQQNVPVETVQYGGRSNGVVNGESSDQQFCNNFDKNHSKRMLCTSVVDEQQVGRVKRHQPESEALNNPNNGDGTQTNQQRSPEVRATSRSLKEWGAI
- the LOC106340496 gene encoding uncharacterized protein LOC106340496, with amino-acid sequence MAMPLEVAVQLTKTVWFALSGWIFTCLYIADEITSSLRNRDIGHVHVG
- the LOC106337267 gene encoding uncharacterized protein At5g39865, whose translation is MGSSSSCSNSSCSASRSPPEKTLNATTVPRAFSFPMPSVHHPPVKKGDTHHLVSLTSTTYGSLLHVDLDVQTLKNNKKTAEQDESLDSLSPDSVINTWELMNDLEDEFGSTKRDVDVNGSYELVRMEEDWVPLPSKAKQPLWKHMAEESFLSGLDSNIISSYKRALSSRQLGKNTKPVSCSHSNQSVVSLSPVSSQYLEEQEKPRLLETEEDNKTIVLYFTSLRGIRKTYEDCCYVRTVLRGFQVAVDERDISMDSEYRKEVQILLGEEKPVCLPQVFIRGVHVGGIEEIKRLNDGGELGEMLKGFPVFESVGACECCGDARFVLCTSCGGSTKVFEEQEDGFKRCNGCNENGLVRCNNCCL